DNA from Scheffersomyces stipitis CBS 6054 chromosome 1, whole genome shotgun sequence:
ATCAAAACTTCACCAACTACTTGTTGATTGGAAGCAACATCGATGGAACCAATGTTCATGATGCTGATATTGTCTGTGTAGCTTCGTTGGTGAAGTTGTATTTTGCTAGTTTGCCAGAGCCTTTGCTTACCAACGAGTACCACCAGTCATTTATTGAAACTGTTAAATCGCTTGACGAAACTTTTATCGCTAAGAAATTGCACCATTTGGTGTTCAACTTGCCTGATGGAGCGTACTTCACATTGAGAGCGCTCATCTTTCATTTGAACCGCGTCGCAGAGCACCAGAGCAGTAATAGAATGACTGCTAAGAGTTTGGCCATTATCTGGGGACCCGTTATATTGAACGACAACAGCATGAACCCACAAGATTTGAGCTACAAGAGTAAAGTCGTGGAGGAGTTGATGCTTATTGCCAACGAGATCTTTGATCCCGACGAATAGTTTGTACTGTTCATTTGTAATTGTACGCTTAATGCCTGATTTCATGTATTTTTTAGACTAATACACCCGAGATTCTATATACAATGTAGTGAAGAAATTCAATAAGAGAGTAGTTTGTATTGCACTCTATATACTCCTCTGTTGTCATCTATGCATAACTAGAGCCTCTCATTATTTTTCTTCGAATCTAAGACTTACCATTGAATTTTAGGAAATACCATAGCCGGAAGACGTTCATCATAGTATTAACCACTGCATGAACTAAACCTCATCAAATTCTTTATAATAATTCTAATACATCATGAATGGAACCAGTTTGTTATCCTCTTCATTGGCATCTCCATTTTCATTCAGATCACGGCCGTTTCTACCTCCAAAATTGAACCTTGGGGGTTTGGCGATTCTATGAGTATTTgtcaaacttttcactctAAAGTTATTCTTATAATCCTTCTCCGTAGCAGACGAAATAGACGAAACGGTATTAGCTGTTTCTTCGGCCTTGagtctttcttgtttttcGCGTTCTTCGTCTGCTTCCTTCCGAAGTTCTTTCTGGTAATCCTCGTCACTTATACCCAAGAGAATACGCCTTATGTCCTTCAACTCATCTCTAACCAACTTGTGGAAATCAGGAGAATCGATGATTTTATCCTGGATATCCTTATCTACAATACTTAAAAGCCCGCTTCCCGCTGGAATCGTCAGTTCAAAGTTGGAATTAGATCCACTACCAGAAGTGGAATTGGATTTGCTAGCCAAATGTTCATTGATGATTTCTCCTTGAATAAGTGCTCCCATTTTTCCTTTATTCTTCATAAGAATAGAAGGGTCCTGATTGATTTTGTTCTCTATCATCACCTTGagtttgagaagaagattggcGTGCGTTTCTGATTGCTTGAAGTTCTGTAGAAGTTGACGTCGCTGTTTGTCAAACGATCCATTTTTCTTATATATGTTTGTGAGCTGTTTGGTGTCTATTTTCTTTGgatccagatccagagaaTCATGTGCCAGGTTCAGATTATGAGAAGAATGTCTATTATGTTTGCTGCTTCTGAAATCAGAATTTCCAGATATGTTTCGTGACATGACTGATGGCAAATGAACAATAGTATGATAAAGTTTTAGAAATTGTTTGAATGAGTTGTTGGATATCAGTAAATGATATTTAACTAGTATGAAAGCAGATATGCTATGTTGAGAAGATTATATCCAAATCCGTATGGATAAGACTGCCGTAGTAGTATACTCAGAGTTACAGAATATGCTATTCAACCAGACTCTCAATATGGAAACTTTTGAAATAGTGTTTGAGAAGTTTTAACTCCTAGGCTGTATAAGCAGATCTTGACACTGGTCTATACAAGAAATTGTCTGGATCCAGGGGCCCTAACACTGTCTATATTTTGTATATTCTCAAAATCGCTGCTGCACTGATTCTTACCGAGAATGTCGCGCTTATCATAACGCTCCATCTCTCGCGAGACATCTCCATAGATAAATCTGCGACATCGAtctacaattgcaagaCTACTGATTTCTATCTTATCATAATCTTCTGAATAACACCAAATAATTTAGTATGAGTTCCGATTTGGCCACTATGTTGGATTTCGGAAACTTGGAGgcgtcttcgtcgtctttGTCAACCCGAGATGCCGGACCTTCCCATTTGACCCCACAATTCCAGCGCTCCTCAGATAGTCTGGACACAAATACCAGCAACACCCATAAGCGGATAAAACCGAACTTCGAGCCACCTACTAAACCACAAGTGCTCGAGCTGTTGCAGGTAGCCAAGTCAGCGGCCGAGGAGGTGATTGATCTTGTTTTAGAAGGGAAGCCTTTGAAAAGGAGCTACTATACCTACTACAAAGACATAGAATCCATCTGCAGATACAAACATGCTGAAAAGTCAAAATTAGCATCACTTGtgtttgaaaaattggacAATGCGTACAAAGTTGTCAAACAGAAGACTGTGGATTTGGTTTACATGAGAGATCAAGCGCTTGAATCGAATATGGATGTAGACCAAATCCCAGAAACTGATATTTCTGAGACATCTCGCAATATTAGAGACAATATTTCAGACAGCGAACCCTATAAATGGACTAATGCGTTCTTGGCCATTATCCAAGATTGGAAAGATAAGCTCAGTCGATTAAGTAAACTTTTTGCCTATTTGGATCGAGGATATTTACTTCCACATGCTACTAAGAAGACAATCTTGGAGTATGGATTAGGTGTATATGTAGAGGATATACTTGCTAACATGAAAGAAGACAGCAAAAACGAGATATCCGAGTTGGTATTGAAGAGATATCTTCTACAGCTACGATACGATCGTGAATTGGCTGAACCAGAATATATCTATGCTCAATCTGATTCAGTATCTAATTTAGGATCTGGTTCAGAATCTGTGCTACACATTTATTCTGAGTCTCTGGAGGCTTTTACGCGTACATTAATGAggttgaacttcaacaacgactaTCTGCTCCACAAGAACCTTTCAGACGACATTGCTGAACATTACCGTAGCATCAGTAGGAAATGGCACAACGATCCTGACTATTTGGACAGAGTATGTTCCATTCTCAAAGGCGAAGTAGACTTCTTTCGAGACTGTGGCCAATCACAAGAGTTCCTCGATACTCTCTACAAGTCATTGAAGTTTGTGTTGATCTTTTATGACCATTCAGAGATATTTGTCGAGGTATTGCCTGGCTTGTTAGAGAGCGAAAATGGCCCGAGACAGCTTCAAACGTTGTACAAGTTCTGTGAGCAGTCGTTGAATGACTTTGCTCTAGATTCTATGCCAATGTTCAGAACCCAATGGGGAGCCTATGTAGAGAAAAAGGTGATGGAAGTGATAGAAACGTCCAAGACTGCGGGATCTGGGTCCAatgttctttctttgctAGTAGATATTTTTGTCAAGTATGACACTCTTTCTAACAGTTATTTGGATGAGAAGTTTGAGTTTGAGCTTAGAaactacttcaagaaaggATTGAACGATAGAACCAACAGTTCGTTCATTGTTTATCAGCTTTGTAAATATTGCGACTCATACTTCAAAGGACCATCCAAGAAGCTGAGCTTACCTGAGACGTTTGAggagttcaagaaaaatgttcttatcatcttcaaagCCATCGAGAACAAGAGAGATTTTACGGAAATCTACCAGAAGGACCTATCTAAGCGACTTTTGGTAAGTAGGAATACCAACTTCGACCATGAAAAAGAACTAGCAGACTCTCTCCTCGAAGTCATTGGCGAAAGTGATGAAAGTGTAGGACTCCAAGTTATGTTCAAAGACTTAAATCAGTCTAAGGATGTTTATTCTCTGTTGATTGAAAGTACTGGAATTGAATTCAATCCATTGgtgttggaaaagaagtattGGCCCGACATTCCGAAGATGGATACAGATATAACGCTTCCTTCCGAGCTTCAACTTTTGCTAGATCAATTCACCGCTAAATACACGTCGTCAGGTGAAAGATTCAAAAGCCAGAAATTGGACTGGTCCAACTACACATTGCACCAGCTTTCAATTAATGCAGAGTTTGAAAGTGGAACAAAAGAATTGGTTGTGAATCTACTTCAGGCGGTTGTTATATTGGTGTTTAACGACGTTAACAGCTATACTTTTGTCGAGCTTCAGCAATTGACTGGTATGGAACCCAAACTTCTTAAACGAGTCTTGGGATCCGTTTCTTCAGAGAAGTACGCGATTCTTTCGCGAGATGGGGATATCTATCtgttcaattccaaattcacAGATAAGTCGTCCCGAATCAAGATTCCACTTTCAAAAGATAAGGATTCGATGAAGATCTCCGCTTCTGTATCTGAGCTGGATACAAATCGCATTATTCTGCGAAACAGAACAGACGAGCTCAAGGGTGCCATTGTAAAGGTTATGAAGGAGTTCAAGCAGTTGAGTGTCacagagttgttgaacaaggcCATCGAAGGAGTGGAAAAGAGAGGACCAGTTACTTTGactgaattgaagaagaatatcgATGATTTGGTGGACAGCGAGTATTTACGCAGAGTCGACAGGGAAACGTTGGCATACATACCGTGATACAGATGAATATAATGAAGCTTTATAAGACGAAAAGATATAAATATAGTGCAAAGATACTAGAATGGCATAAAGAACTTAGGAGAGCTCAAGCTCAAAAGAGCTATTCTATAGGCAACGTGAACTTCAAGAGtgaaaatctacaatttgaTATCTTGTATCATTACAAATGAGtacatcttcatctctAATATTATGTTTATTAATAAATGACCATGACGACACATAATGACAAAATTGTACAACTAAGCAACTGCTTATTGAACCATATGAATCTTTTATGACTCACTTACAATGGGATGTCTTCTGGGTCTGGGTTGTAGATCCAGTGGTTACCAAAGACTGGAATCTTTTGGTAGAAAACCTTTTGGAACAATGGCCAGCCTTCAGTAAAGACAGCAACACCGGCACCGGCAGCACCACCCCAGAGGATTAAGTCTGGAACGTAGGCTCTGACGTTTTGAGCATTGAAGCCGGCAAACGACTTAATAGACTTGTAGACTGGACCTCTAATGTACTGAGAAAGTTAGTATGATGATTTGTGAAAAATATTGGTCATTTTGAAGAGCTGAAAATTTGGCTGAACAAATCTGCCACTTCATTATTCCTATTTGACATCGTCTTTACTTACAGAAACCATCTTGAATACGTTTATGGAGAAAGGTGAATCAGTCGGATGGTTTGCAgatatatttttcaatgcTCACTTATAATACAAAGGACATTTTCGAAACGCTCATTGGTTCAAGTCTGATCACGTGATTACATAGTTAATGAAGCTGAGTAGATATAGAAGTCAGGGTTGGAAGGAGAGTGGTATGAGGACTGGTTATATTCTGGTCGTGTTTGAAAACTGACTACATATGAGATTGTCACTTTTATGGAAAGAGGTCTGCTTCAATTGGCAGAAATGGCCCCAGAATAATCTGGagaaattcacgtgacttaTACCGAATTAATGTATCGCCAATGTAACTTCAAAAGCCTTACAGGAAGAAGCGGAAGTCTACAAAAAGATTAGCAACGGTGTATATATTGATATTACTAAAGATTGAAATTCATTTGTTAAGTGATAATGGTATTCTAATCTGCAACTTTACAGTTAAATAGCTATCGTGTATTGGTgtatgaagatgaagaacagTAGAAGGAAATAGTAAAAATACAGACAAGACAGGTATAATAGGGTCAAATATTCAATGATTGCTGTACCCATTGCTGGTTTGCTGATGAAGACGTGTTGTCAATGATTTTTGTCATTTTTATAATCTATCTTACCATTTCAGTCATTTCTGTTCAAAGGAAATGGAATATgcagtgaaaaatcgtcAAAAAAGACCCGGTTTCTCGACTAGACAGAGTCTTCTTGTGAGAGAACATAGTCGATAGTCTGACCAACGGTTTTCAAGCTGTCAGCCTCGTTATCTGGGATTTGGATGTTGAATTCATGTTCGAGTTCCatgacaacttcaacaacatcaagtGAATCCAAACCCAAATCTTGTACATAAGACGATTCTTCGGTGATTTCCTTGGAGGCATCGACCTTGTCGTAGCcttccaacaattccaataTTCTTTCCTTGGCCAACTCTCTGGTCAAAGGTGGGAAGCCAGAATAGTTTCTCACAAAAAGTGGTTGGCTCAAAGCTACGACATTTTGGACAAGTGGCTTTCTGGTGACAGAGCTCGAAATTAAAGGAGCTCTCAAGTTTCTCAACAAGGATGTTCTAAACATGGCAGTAATGTGGAAATGGCAGGTGGTGGTCTTAGGCAGAAAGAGAATCAGTAACGGGAATGATTTgaataattgaaaatggtTGAAATTTGAGTGGATGGTGAACGCGACATTTGTCGCTTTTATTAGGATTGAATTCTCATTGTGCGACACGCGACATATTTGTAActctgaaatttttcaggtTGTTCAATCTGAGAATGTTACTAGAACATATATACTCTGAACATCAGTGATTTATCCTTGGAAATTCGCTTTAGAATGCTTAGATCCTTGTTCAGCCCCATGAGGTTGTCTTCCATGTTGAAGCCAGTGACCAAAAATGTGCTGCCTGTGACAAACTATATGACTTCCATTCGTTCCAATATTCCTATAGCTTCTCAGCTTGGCAATGTATTCAGTCATCAGAAAAGGTACGCTACACTCAACCAAGTTAAGTATGGAAAACAGGGCTTTCCAAACAAGCCTTATGTGAGTAAGGCTCCAGATTTGGAGACTGCTCCATTTAGAAAAGGTGTCGTTTTGCGTGTGATGATTCTCAAGCCTAAGAAGCCTAACTCGGCATTGAGAAAGTGTTGTAGAGTAAGATTGACTAATGGGAATGTAATTTCAGCTTTGATTCCAGGAGAGGGCCACAACTTGCAAGAGCATCACATTGTTTTGGTTCGTGGTGGAAGAGTACAAGATATTCCTGGTGTCAAGTACCATTTGGTGAGAGGTGCCTATGATTTGGCAGGCGTAGCCAATAGGGCCACTTCTAGATCAAAGTACGGTGTCAAGAAGCCAAAGCAGTAAAAGTAATGTAAATTATTTTAAAGACAGCATCAAGCTATATGAGGCTACTAATGCTTGAGGGTCAATACCTATAAGCAATACTATATAATCATTGACACCTTCTAAACTTCATAGAATCAAGATTCATACTCCTTTGTACATAGACGAACTCATGAATATACTATCTAATGTTAATTGTGTAATCGTATAACATAACTAAGTCTACTTATATATCTTAGTATTTATCTTGAAGCAATGTcgaatcttcttccactagCAGTCTTTCTATTCTCAATAGCCTTACCATCGTCATCTACGTTCTCGGGCTTAGCTCtattcaagatcttcaagaactccTTGACTCTGAATCTCATTCTCGAGTGCATGTATGCTTTAGAGCATTTAATATGGTAGTGGAagtagtttctgaagaattgaatgtGGGAGATACAGTTGTCTCTTCTGTCTCCCTTAACAAGATGTCTTGGGAACAACACAAACGTGATGTAACCTTTGTTTTCGTCGTCTTTCAGGCCCTCTACGACATTTTGGATATCCAACGGAGCATCCTTGTGTGAATACAAAACTTGTGGAGCAGTCTGGACAGATCTCTTTCTGGCAtcaacaaattcttgaaggaacACTCTGCCAAAGATCTTGTCTGTTTCATCCTGAAAGACCGTCAGGAATATCACAGTGACACGGTCAAACGATGGCTTGATGTAGATACTTTCATCTGAGCCTCTGTACTTGATAACAAGAACCTTTTCGTTTTGCAATTCTGCCTGGATCTCTTCGGAGTAGGTATTAGCATTGGCATAAGTCTTAGCCAATTCATCGTAACGAGCAAAGGCTTTCTCAAAAGGTGCTGCCATTGCGTGTCTCTTTAAAAATGACAATTCGTCGATAACTTTCTGTTTGAACTCGTCATCTTTACCAGCCAATTCAGCAAGATCCAACACTAACGAGTAGTTGTAGCCAGCTTCAAGATCGCTGCCTTGTAAAACAGCAAGAGGGCCAGCATATTCGGCATATTTCCCGTTTAAGTACTCTACAACGCCgtacttgttcaagtcgtcCCAGCACTTCAAGTAGATCGAAACAAGCACCAATTGCTTGTGGTCTGGAAGCGTCAGAATGTGATAGGTGGTGAAATCGAAGTCGGTGATGATTCTGTCTAACAGTTTGAAACCATCAGCAGAATCGAAGACTCGTTCGCTGAGCgttttctggatcaacaagttgttctgCTCTATCTGTAACATGATGAATTGAGTTGTGGTGTGGTGGTggagagaaagaagagcttCGGAGAATTGTAATTGACGTTGTAGTTGATATGGGCTGGATGATGGAGGAAGGCGCGGAGAGGGAGTGTAGGGAGAGTGAGGTAGAAAAGGGATTAGTGAGAAATAGTGGGAATTGTAGAGAATTGCGAGAGATTGCTGTAGGCAGGTAGTGGCAGTTTCCAGGTATATTTGGTTCCTTGATCGTGTGCGTAGAGAGAATAGGGAGAAATAGGGAGGCCCAATAACaaaaatagcgagaatTTAGCGAGAATGGTGGGGGCACAGAAACAGCGAGGAAATGGCCAGAGCTGGGTAGTGTCGGTGTGCACAAAACAAAATCTCTAATTTTTGAAAGAGTACAGCAGAAAAAGGAATTATAATAGTGAGGCCAGAAAATCTCCCGTCTCTCTCCAGCTTTCAAATGTAATAATATCGATCTGCACCAATATTAAGATCTAAAATGGCACAGATCTGCACCGAACAATCTGACCTTGCTTCCTGTTACTGTATACTTTCCAGTTTGCTGGAGGTAGTTGGGACTTGTTAACCCTTTCTGAACTGACTTCATTTGAGCCCAGTAGTTTGTCTTTTGAAACTTGCACTTTTCATGATAACTGGCAATTTATGATGAAATTATTCAAATCCTATTCGTAGAATACCTATTCTGGACTATTATTTACAATTCTATTGACTGGTATTTCTTCTAACTTTAAGCTTTATTATTTGAAGCCTATTTGTCCAGCTGTAGGAGGCatttctctctttttcGGAAAGTTCGCAGCCTATTTTCAATAATGCAATTTCACAAGGGCTAAAGTTGCTGCAACTTCGTCATATCTACTAGCTCCGTCCGCTAACAGCCGAATGAAACACAAAATCCCACTAGTTTCGTCTGCCCCTGAAATATTCTACACCCCCAATTATGAAATGATTCAATTCACAATATTCTTGTCTCACATGAATCAATTTAGTTTAAAAGCTTATATCGCACAGGATGTGCGTTTGAATTATGCAACGTTATTCAAGTGCATAACCTGTAAACTCAGGTATTTGGAACTCCTCATCAGTGCGTATATCCCTAgtagctgcgaaaaaagCGAATTTTGTTTGGCAAGGAAAGCAACTTTTGGCGATACGCCATGATTCAACCTACCCTTATTGCCAACAAAGAAGATGGTTCTTTTCCTTCCAGGAATATGATTACCTAAAAGAGTAGGGTAATTCGAATActaataataatattattatATTGCATTAATCATAACAAGGGGTATAAGGTCTAGATCTAATTAGGTACTCAAGTGGGAACTGGGCAATGAAATCATGGAGCTGCTTCTAACCAACTGATCGTCTGTAGAGTGTCTGTTCAAACGCAATACTTTCTTGACAAAAATGATCACAATGGAATTGACAAGACAAGCCACAGCCACCAAGTAGAATCCCAACTGAGGAACTCCATTCTTTAACCCATACTTAAACAATGACAACGTTGCCAAGGGAAAAACAAGAGTAAATATGTTCTGCAACAACGACATGGCTGCAAAGAATTCACCAGCTTTGGAAGCAGGGTAGAATTTAAGAAGAGCGGATGAAATTGTAGGTCCAGCAGGTGCACCAAGAGCAATAAGTGACAAGGATGCAAGCATCTGGCCAGTGTTCTTAGCCATGGCCATGAAGACAAAGGCAAATATGTCTGCTACACGCGCAAATAAAATCACAGAAAAATCCACCATATCAAGCTGACGTTTCATGACTTTTAAGCCACACCATTTGCGCAAAACAGTGTGGATAAGAATTGGAGATCCAACAATATACATGAAAGTCATAGAACCAGAGAAAAGTGATAGCATGTAGCCCAAGTCCTGCGTATCCCAGTTGAATTTGAGAATACCATACTGGATAAGAATGGTGCCGATTCCTGTAACAATAGCATTTACAATACTACCAACCAACACGATGGAAATGATGGCAATTCTGTATCTAATATGCCTAGACTTGTTATTGGAACTAACCACACTGGCAGGGTACGTCAACAAGATTAAGGGTCGAAACAAGTTTAACATGTGACCAACTCTATTGAGCAAAGTAGGCTGTTCCAAAGTCTGCAATTGTGCAACTGCATCCAATCTTCCGGAACCAGAAGAGTTACCAGAAGCCACAGAGTTACTTCTAGACTTGGTCTTTGCCTTTTCGCTCCTGGATTCGGGGAAAAAGAACACCAAGTAAATAGCCAAGAGAGTGAACACAAACAATTCAACTTGCAAAGGAACAATATCTTTTTTTCTCAAATCTGCCCTTGCACTGATACTCATGACATGAAATTGAGGACCTTTTATGGGTGCAACCACTTCATCTTTAATCTGCGATACTATGAGATTACAGATAATGGGTCCGATTGCTGCCCCGACCTGCATTGCAGCCATAGCCAAACCAATCAGATAAATTCTCTGGTGAggttcaacaacatccGAGATATATGCTTGCATCAACGCACCAAACGACGACAACCCACCGCAGAAATTAACCAACCCTTCACCGACCACTAACATCACGAACGGCAATTCCTTGTAATGGGCGAAGAGAAAGTACTGGAAATAACGTTGTAAAGTATTAGCAACAATGTATCCTGCTATAAGCGGCTTTCTGCCGTATATATCCGACAATACACCCACTTTGGTCAGTGCCAACAAGGCAAACGATGTTCCTACTACCAACTGGTATTGAGCAAGTGTAGAAACTAGAATCTGGGTGGACACTGGGTCACACACCCCGTCGGTCTCAACAGTATTACAAGCCAACTGGTAAATCGCCAACAGCTTACCAGGTTCAGCTATCGCCATACCAGTGAAATACAGAAGTGCAACAAAACACATCGTAAGCACCGTAGGTCTCAATAACCAATGCAAAGATTTGTTGGATTCTCGCTGTTCTCGCAACCAGAGCGCATCCTCGTCcaagtcttcgtcatctGTGTCTTCCACCAAAGCTCCGtagacttcttcagcagcatGTTCCAAAATGGCACTGGTATCGTTGCCAAAGGAGCTTGGGTCCGCTTCCGGAATTTCGACAATCTCCTCCTGCAACTGTGGAGACTTAGACTTTGTCATACTATCTTATGTGCAAAGAATAATTAGCAACTTTGTATGTAATTTGTACCAAAGAAACCGCTGCTCTATAAATATGCCCTCCAAAAATCGCCTGGCCACAGTTGCTTCCGAAAATCCTGATCTAATATACTTTTATACTCCTGAAAATTACAAACTCTTCGTACGGCTCTGATAAAGCTTTCCTAATCTAGCTGAAATATGGACGATATGCAGGAAATAACGGCAAGGATTACTATTTGCACCTATATGCACGGAATTCTGCCACTTTTTGCACCCGGTGGTGACAATCCGTAGTTCTTACATCAACTGGGTCTTACAAATATTGAGCTCACTCGTAAGCCATACTCTCGTAAAGGTTTTTTCCGTGCTGCATTAATATTTTGGCTTCCTCAAATTGCATTTCATCTCTTATATCTAGTTGCAAACTTTTTGAGATTGCAAACCCAGGTGCCACACAAGTGATTGGATTTCCCTTTAGCGATAACTCACGTAGTCCAGGAGGTAACTTCAAAGTGATGTATGATAGCTCACTAATTAAATTATCGGAAAGGTCCAACTTTCTCAATTGCTTGTAACCCGATCCATCAAACTGAACTAGTTTGTTCTTTGACACAATAATCACCACTAGAGTGTCTGGAAGTTGGGTGTCTATCTTTTCAAGTGCATTGCATCGGAGGTCAAGGAAACGAAGAAAGGGAGGTAGCTTTGGGATGTTTTCCATACTACTATCAATAATAGATAACTCCTTTAGCGATTCTAACATGTCCAAGTTACGCCAGTTGTTCTCGATGGGTTGTACCATAGGGTGAGCATAGTATGCAAACTCTGAATTGTCAATTGATAAAACTATTAGATTATCAAGTATTCCAAGAGGGTTTATAGATCCACATCTAGTTAAGAATATGGTCCTTAGATATTTTGGATATTCAACAACACTCTCAAAAGAGTGCCCGCCGCAGTCAATTGATATGCTCTCAACCGAATCAGGAAGTGAGAGTTTACAACTGGGAATCCAATGCAGTGGATATAATACCAACTGACCAAACAGTTTCAATCTTTCTAGTCCCAGAATCACTTCCGTttcaaatggaaaactGGTTGATTGTAAAGATAGTTCTT
Protein-coding regions in this window:
- the CUL4 gene encoding cullin, ubiquitin ligase activity; the protein is MLDFGNLEASSSSLSTRDAGPSHLTPQFQRSSDSSDTNTSNTHKRIKPNFEPPTKPQVLESLQVAKSAAEEVIDLVLEGKPLKRSYYTYYKDIESICRYKHAEKSKLASLVFEKLDNAYKVVKQKTTSRNIRDNISDSEPYKWTNAFLAIIQDWKDKLSRLSKLFAYLDRGYLLPHATKKTILEYGLGVYVEDILANMKEDSKNEISELVLKRYLLQLRYDQSVLHIYSESSEAFTRTLMRLNFNNDYSLHKNLSDDIAEHYRSISRKWHNDPDYLDRVCSILKGEVDFFRDCGQSQEFLDTLYKSLKFVLIFYDHSEIFVEVLPGLLESENGPRQLQTLYKFCEQSLNDFALDSMPMFRTQWGAYVEKKVMEVIETSKTAGSGSNVLSLLVDIFVKYDTLSNSYLDEKFEFELRNYFKKGLNDRTNSSFIVYQLCKYCDSYFKGPSKKSSLPETFEEFKKNVLIIFKAIENKRDFTEIYQKDLSKRLLVSRNTNFDHEKELADSLLEVIGESDESVGLQVMFKDLNQSKDVYSSLIESTGIEFNPLVLEKKYWPDIPKMDTDITLPSELQLLLDQFTAKYTSSGERFKSQKLDWSNYTLHQLSINAEFESGTKELVVNLLQAVVILVFNDVNSYTFVELQQLTGMEPKLLKRVLGSVSSEKYAILSRDGDIYSFNSKFTDKSSRIKIPLSKDKDSMKISASVSESDTNRIISRNRTDELKGAIVKVMKEFKQLSVTELLNKAIEGVEKRGPVTLTELKKNIDDLVDSEYLRRVDRETLAYIP
- the QCR10 gene encoding subunit of the ubiqunol-cytochrome c oxidoreductase complex, with the translated sequence QYIRGPVYKSIKSFAGFNAQNVRAYVPDLILWGGAAGAGVAVFTEGWPLFQKVFYQKIPVFGNHWIYNPDPEDIPL
- the ACP2 gene encoding mitochondrial acyl carrier protein, with translation MFRTSLLRNLRAPLISSSVTRKPLVQNVVALSQPLFVRNYSGFPPLTRELAKERILELLEGYDKVDASKEITEESSYVQDLGLDSLDVVEVVMELEHEFNIQIPDNEADSLKTVGQTIDYVLSQEDSV
- the MRP12 gene encoding putative mitochondrial 37S ribosomal protein MRPS12, whose amino-acid sequence is MLRSLFSPMRLSSMLKPVTKNVSPVTNYMTSIRSNIPIASQLGNVFSHQKRYATLNQVKYGKQGFPNKPYVSKAPDLETAPFRKGVVLRVMILKPKKPNSALRKCCRVRLTNGNVISALIPGEGHNLQEHHIVLVRGGRVQDIPGVKYHLVRGAYDLAGVANRATSRSKYGVKKPKQ
- the ARC35 gene encoding Arp complex subunit — protein: MLQIEQNNLLIQKTLSERVFDSADGFKSLDRIITDFDFTTYHISTLPDHKQLVLVSIYLKCWDDLNKYGVVEYLNGKYAEYAGPLAVLQGSDLEAGYNYSLVLDLAELAGKDDEFKQKVIDELSFLKRHAMAAPFEKAFARYDELAKTYANANTYSEEIQAELQNEKVLVIKYRGSDESIYIKPSFDRVTVIFSTVFQDETDKIFGRVFLQEFVDARKRSVQTAPQVLYSHKDAPLDIQNVVEGSKDDENKGYITFVLFPRHLVKGDRRDNCISHIQFFRNYFHYHIKCSKAYMHSRMRFRVKEFLKILNRAKPENVDDDGKAIENRKTASGRRFDIASR
- the YJQ3.2 gene encoding multidrug efflux protein translates to MTKSKSPQLQEEIVEIPEADPSSFGNDTSAILEHAAEEVYGALVEDTDDEDLDEDALWLREQRESNKSLHWLLRPTVLTMCFVALSYFTGMAIAEPGKSLAIYQLACNTVETDGVCDPVSTQILVSTLAQYQLVVGTSFALLASTKVGVLSDIYGRKPLIAGYIVANTLQRYFQYFLFAHYKELPFVMLVVGEGLVNFCGGLSSFGALMQAYISDVVEPHQRIYSIGLAMAAMQVGAAIGPIICNLIVSQIKDEVVAPIKGPQFHVMSISARADLRKKDIVPLQVELFVFTLLAIYLVFFFPESRSEKAKTKSRSNSVASGNSSGSGRLDAVAQLQTLEQPTLLNRVGHMLNLFRPLILLTYPASVVSSNNKSRHIRYRIAIISIVLVGSIVNAIVTGIGTILIQYGILKFNWDTQDLGYMLSLFSGSMTFMYIVGSPILIHTVLRKWCGLKVMKRQLDMVDFSVILFARVADIFAFVFMAMAKNTGQMLASLSLIALGAPAGPTISSALLKFYPASKAGEFFAAMSLLQNIFTLVFPLATLSLFKYGLKNGVPQLGFYLVAVACLVNSIVIIFVKKVLRLNRHSTDDQLVRSSSMISLPSSHLST